A single window of Thermoproteales archaeon DNA harbors:
- a CDS encoding SIS domain-containing protein, with product MQAEGIETGEARHGPITLVSNGYPIVMIDPYKEDAKAASTKIAELIKDYGGEFVKITSEKDEARHAIQIPNTVKFLSPIASAVPLQLLAYCLDVARKQPIDKPRALVKAITA from the coding sequence TTGCAGGCTGAGGGTATCGAGACTGGAGAGGCGAGGCATGGACCTATAACTTTAGTATCTAACGGCTATCCTATAGTTATGATCGATCCTTACAAGGAGGATGCAAAGGCGGCGTCTACGAAGATAGCTGAACTTATAAAAGATTATGGCGGTGAGTTTGTCAAAATAACCTCGGAAAAAGATGAGGCTAGACATGCTATTCAAATTCCAAACACTGTAAAGTTCTTATCTCCGATAGCTTCAGCCGTGCCTTTGCAGCTGCTCGCGTATTGTCTTGATGTAGCGAGAAAACAGCCGATAGATAAGCCTAGAGCACTTGTGAAAGCGATAACTGCCTAA
- a CDS encoding isoleucine--tRNA ligase, which produces MEKIGSLNQEFKPKEYEEQLLKYWKENRIYDKVRMLLRDKPKFYFLDGPPYPSSDTPHIGTIWNKVLKDAIIRFWRARGYKVNDQPGYDCHGLPIEVKIEQSLGFKGKKEIEDYGVDKFVKDCESFALSNVKAMTEHFWNFGVSMDWEHPYLTLRNEYIEGAWWLVKKAHEKGLLEKGVKVVHWCPRCETTLADYEITEYKVLRDPSIYVKFPVKGQKGKYVMIWTTTPWTLPANVFVMAHPEFDYVWVEVDGEQLLILKDRLEAIMAEAGVEEYKIVKEVKGKELEGLEYEHPLKEEVKVQQTLENVHRIVLCSEYVRSEEGTGLVHSAPGHGEEDFEVGKAYNFPVVAPVDDKGVFTEDAGKYAGKHVREANDEIISDLEKKGVLFHKGIIEHRYPICWRCKTPLIMRATSQWYIRVTQLKERFLEEAARVNWVPEWAGYARFRNWLEGLRDWIISRQRYWGTPVPIWICENCGHVVVIGSLKELEELSGSKLELKDLHRPWIDKVTLKCPKCNGMMRRTPDVLDVWLDSGVAFYASLNYPLEKEAFEKLWPADFITEGHDQIAGWFFSLLRCGLITFDKAPYKTVLMHGFALDEHGREMHKSLGNYIAPQEVLEFEKGSRDVLRWFVLRNTIWEDLKFSWKSIAQAYDDLHIMWNVYYFASTYMSLDSFNPREHPLTKYMQHLREEDKWILSRVESVAKEATEYFEKYHIHRAARLLRDFIVEDVSRWYIRLVRPRVWIEKDDPDKLAAYATLYHVLFKFLKLLAPIAPFITEKIYLDAFRTDKNMPESIHMFSWPEAIEEYIDGQLEEQMNAVRKIVESGLAARMKAGIKIRQPLPELVVATDDDKLQSAVRRLSNIIKSQVNVKHVKVVEMKQSDSYYKYEIKPVYRNIGPVFKAKAKMVIDSLEKADTKQLKKDLEEKGFATLSVGDKNFEIKPEMVEFEKTTIPDYTSVETDNVIIFLNTRISLEELAEGFARDILRRIQFMRKEADLPIDAYIETVIFMPSDMKQLFQKYIDYVASEARSKHIQLVDSREKVVGEHVKEWEIGDVVVKIGIKKL; this is translated from the coding sequence ATGGAAAAAATAGGTAGTTTAAATCAAGAATTTAAACCTAAAGAATACGAGGAGCAGCTGCTAAAATACTGGAAGGAAAACAGGATATATGATAAAGTGAGAATGCTATTAAGGGATAAGCCAAAGTTCTACTTTCTAGATGGACCTCCTTATCCATCGAGCGATACCCCGCACATAGGGACAATATGGAACAAGGTTTTGAAAGATGCGATTATAAGATTTTGGAGAGCGAGAGGATACAAGGTAAACGATCAGCCAGGTTATGACTGTCATGGACTACCTATAGAAGTAAAGATTGAGCAAAGCCTCGGCTTTAAGGGTAAGAAGGAGATAGAGGATTACGGCGTAGACAAGTTTGTCAAAGATTGTGAAAGCTTCGCATTAAGCAACGTTAAAGCCATGACAGAACATTTCTGGAATTTTGGCGTGTCCATGGACTGGGAGCATCCCTACCTGACGTTGAGAAACGAATATATTGAAGGCGCATGGTGGCTCGTTAAAAAAGCCCATGAGAAGGGCTTGCTGGAGAAGGGCGTAAAGGTTGTTCATTGGTGTCCACGATGCGAAACAACGCTTGCAGACTATGAGATAACCGAGTATAAGGTTTTAAGAGATCCGTCTATATACGTGAAGTTTCCAGTTAAAGGCCAGAAGGGTAAATACGTTATGATATGGACTACGACGCCTTGGACATTGCCTGCCAACGTTTTCGTTATGGCTCATCCTGAATTTGACTATGTATGGGTTGAAGTGGATGGCGAGCAACTTCTTATTTTAAAAGATAGGCTTGAAGCTATAATGGCTGAAGCTGGGGTAGAAGAGTATAAGATAGTTAAGGAGGTTAAGGGTAAAGAGCTTGAAGGCTTGGAATACGAGCACCCGCTTAAAGAAGAGGTCAAAGTACAGCAAACGCTTGAAAACGTTCATAGGATAGTTCTATGCTCTGAATACGTTAGATCCGAGGAGGGAACAGGGCTAGTGCACTCCGCACCTGGACACGGAGAAGAAGACTTTGAAGTTGGAAAGGCATATAACTTTCCCGTAGTAGCTCCCGTCGATGATAAAGGAGTATTCACCGAAGACGCCGGAAAATACGCGGGTAAGCACGTTAGAGAAGCAAACGACGAAATAATATCGGACCTCGAGAAAAAGGGCGTTCTTTTCCACAAGGGAATTATAGAACATAGGTATCCGATATGCTGGCGATGCAAAACTCCCTTGATAATGAGGGCTACATCTCAATGGTATATACGAGTTACACAGCTAAAAGAAAGGTTTTTGGAGGAAGCGGCTAGAGTAAACTGGGTTCCAGAATGGGCTGGCTATGCAAGATTCAGAAATTGGCTTGAAGGTTTACGTGATTGGATAATATCGAGACAACGATACTGGGGGACTCCAGTTCCAATATGGATCTGCGAAAACTGTGGTCATGTAGTAGTTATAGGATCGCTCAAAGAGCTTGAGGAATTATCGGGTAGCAAGCTAGAGCTAAAAGATCTTCATAGACCCTGGATAGATAAAGTAACTTTGAAATGTCCAAAATGCAACGGGATGATGCGCAGAACACCCGACGTTCTCGACGTTTGGCTCGACTCCGGAGTAGCGTTCTATGCGTCTCTTAACTATCCACTAGAGAAAGAAGCTTTTGAAAAATTGTGGCCAGCAGATTTTATAACAGAGGGACATGACCAGATAGCTGGATGGTTCTTCTCGCTGCTCAGATGCGGCTTAATAACTTTCGACAAGGCACCCTACAAGACAGTGTTAATGCATGGTTTCGCGCTCGACGAGCACGGAAGAGAAATGCATAAATCTCTCGGCAATTACATAGCGCCGCAGGAAGTTCTCGAATTTGAGAAAGGAAGCAGAGACGTTCTCAGATGGTTTGTCTTAAGAAATACGATATGGGAAGATCTAAAGTTTTCGTGGAAGAGTATAGCTCAAGCATACGATGATCTTCACATCATGTGGAACGTCTATTACTTCGCCTCGACCTATATGAGCCTCGACTCTTTCAATCCGAGAGAGCATCCATTAACAAAGTATATGCAGCATTTAAGGGAAGAGGATAAGTGGATTCTTTCTCGAGTGGAGAGCGTAGCTAAGGAAGCCACCGAGTATTTTGAGAAATATCATATTCATCGAGCGGCTAGGCTTTTAAGAGATTTCATAGTTGAAGACGTGAGCAGATGGTATATAAGGCTTGTAAGGCCTAGAGTTTGGATAGAGAAAGACGACCCGGATAAATTAGCCGCTTACGCAACGCTATACCATGTCCTGTTTAAATTCCTAAAGCTCTTAGCGCCTATAGCTCCGTTCATTACGGAGAAAATATACTTGGATGCTTTCAGAACCGATAAGAACATGCCTGAAAGTATTCACATGTTCTCGTGGCCGGAGGCGATAGAAGAGTATATCGATGGGCAGCTTGAAGAGCAGATGAATGCTGTAAGAAAAATAGTCGAGTCTGGTTTAGCTGCCAGGATGAAAGCTGGTATAAAGATTAGGCAGCCGCTTCCAGAGCTTGTAGTAGCAACCGACGATGATAAGCTTCAATCGGCTGTTAGAAGATTAAGCAATATAATAAAATCGCAAGTAAATGTGAAACATGTTAAAGTAGTGGAAATGAAGCAAAGCGATAGCTATTACAAGTATGAGATAAAACCCGTGTATAGGAACATTGGACCAGTTTTTAAAGCAAAGGCAAAGATGGTGATAGACTCTCTAGAAAAAGCCGATACTAAACAATTGAAAAAAGATTTAGAAGAAAAAGGTTTTGCGACGTTAAGCGTTGGGGATAAAAATTTCGAGATAAAACCTGAAATGGTAGAATTCGAGAAAACAACTATTCCAGATTATACGAGCGTGGAGACAGACAATGTCATAATATTCTTGAATACTAGAATAAGCTTAGAAGAACTCGCTGAAGGCTTTGCAAGAGATATATTGAGAAGAATACAATTTATGAGGAAGGAAGCTGATCTACCTATCGACGCTTATATCGAAACTGTAATATTTATGCCTTCAGATATGAAACAGCTGTTCCAAAAATACATAGACTATGTTGCCAGCGAGGCTAGATCAAAACATATACAACTAGTAGATTCTCGGGAAAAGGTCGTAGGTGAGCATGTAAAAGAGTGGGAAATAGGAGATGTTGTAGTCAAAATAGGTATTAAAAAACTTTAA
- a CDS encoding YegP family protein, which produces MPKERFEIFKDQKGEYRFRLVAPNNEIIAVSEGYTTKQACLKGIEAVKKYAATAEIHELT; this is translated from the coding sequence ATGCCAAAAGAAAGATTTGAAATTTTTAAAGACCAAAAAGGAGAATATCGTTTTAGACTCGTCGCGCCTAACAATGAAATTATAGCCGTTAGCGAAGGCTATACTACTAAACAAGCTTGCTTAAAAGGTATTGAAGCTGTTAAAAAATATGCAGCTACTGCCGAAATCCACGAATTAACATAA
- a CDS encoding MBL fold metallo-hydrolase, protein MMYTDKVEVHVLVENTVFKPNLIAEHGLSFLVKISCNGEENYFLYDTGQSGDALLHNAKVLGVDFTKLSAIIISHGHYDHTGGLLKLLDHVSMRIPVIIHPHAFHPKYKVGKAFRFIGNSFSRRDLEAKTTLVSSISPVKILDYAWTSGEVEKVTDFEKTPESFYVVKNNVFQADDLIDDLSLIIRHRKGLIILTGCGHAGIINILYHARKIMKEEKIYAILGGFHLVSANSDVINKTTKHLKSFNPNVIAPCHCTGLKAKMVIAKEMKKSFISVSVGEKIVL, encoded by the coding sequence GTGATGTATACTGATAAAGTAGAGGTACATGTCCTAGTCGAAAACACAGTTTTCAAGCCCAATCTAATAGCCGAGCATGGCCTGTCTTTTCTCGTGAAAATATCCTGCAATGGTGAAGAGAATTACTTTCTCTATGACACTGGACAAAGCGGAGACGCTTTGCTCCATAACGCCAAAGTTCTAGGAGTAGATTTTACAAAATTATCGGCTATAATTATAAGCCATGGACATTACGACCATACAGGCGGCTTGTTAAAACTATTAGACCATGTCTCTATGAGGATACCTGTAATTATACACCCTCACGCTTTTCATCCAAAATACAAGGTTGGTAAAGCTTTTAGATTTATAGGAAACAGCTTCAGCAGGAGAGATTTAGAAGCTAAAACAACGTTAGTCTCGTCTATAAGCCCGGTTAAAATCCTCGACTATGCATGGACTTCTGGCGAGGTGGAGAAAGTTACCGATTTTGAGAAAACTCCTGAAAGCTTCTATGTTGTTAAAAATAATGTTTTTCAAGCTGATGATTTAATAGATGACTTATCCTTGATTATCAGGCATAGGAAGGGGCTGATAATCTTAACTGGTTGTGGACATGCCGGAATTATTAACATCCTATACCATGCTAGAAAGATAATGAAAGAAGAAAAAATATACGCTATCTTAGGAGGTTTTCATCTGGTTTCAGCTAACAGCGATGTTATAAATAAAACAACTAAACATTTAAAATCTTTTAATCCTAATGTTATCGCTCCATGCCACTGCACTGGCCTAAAGGCAAAAATGGTTATTGCCAAAGAGATGAAGAAAAGCTTTATTTCTGTAAGCGTTGGAGAGAAAATAGTTTTGTAA